A DNA window from Maribellus comscasis contains the following coding sequences:
- a CDS encoding GNAT family N-acetyltransferase — translation MKKHDLKIIAFRDSLKKQIVDVWEQSVSATHNFLKPDDFEGIKKLVTEMDFSAFDLRCLMHNDKVIGFVGVAGKKVEMLFLLPDYFGQGLGKKLMNFAYTELGASEVDVNEQNTDAVAFYKKIGYKIYERTDKDEQKRDYPILKMKRKTNKPYGAQN, via the coding sequence ATGAAAAAACATGATTTGAAAATAATAGCCTTTAGAGATTCATTAAAAAAGCAAATCGTGGATGTATGGGAACAATCGGTTAGCGCTACCCACAACTTTCTAAAACCTGATGATTTTGAGGGGATAAAAAAACTGGTTACCGAAATGGATTTTAGTGCTTTTGATCTGCGTTGTTTGATGCACAACGACAAGGTAATTGGCTTTGTCGGCGTTGCGGGTAAAAAAGTAGAAATGCTTTTTCTTTTGCCAGATTATTTTGGGCAGGGACTGGGAAAAAAACTAATGAATTTTGCGTATACTGAACTCGGAGCCAGTGAGGTTGATGTTAATGAACAAAATACCGATGCTGTAGCGTTTTATAAAAAAATTGGTTATAAAATTTACGAAAGAACAGATAAAGACGAGCAGAAAAGAGATTACCCGATTTTAAAAATGAAACGAAAAACGAACAAGCCATATGGAGCCCAAAATTAA
- a CDS encoding S8 family serine peptidase yields the protein MKNKLPVFTLLLLFAINGIKAQDFYWIAFSDKNNTAYSFENPEEYLSERAIQRREVQNISIDSLDLPVNQEYISQIIRPGVSLVHSSKWLNGITVKVEIDSFEQVASSFPFVTEVQLTKPALIVKSTVNKFDEPDAWSDNLPIDTSWYGPSVYQTGLLNGQYLHQLDYFGEGKQIAVLDGGFLNVDIYPAFDSLWMNNRILGTYDFVNDSSDFFQTNYHGMSVLSCMGGFVPGELIGTAPEASYWLIRSEETGSEYIIEEDNWVAAAEFADSAGADIINSSLGYYEFDDTVTNHTYADMDGKTTRVTRAANIAFSRGMLVVNSAGNEGNTQWKYIIAPSDGDNVIGVGATNKFGFASNFTSYGPASDGDIKPNLSAVGWNTYLVRSSGNLGYSNGTSFSSPVLAGMIACFWQANPNASAQEIKDALEQSAHLYDSPDSLLGYGIPDMKTAQQILDPTLVYNVTEQNRTGNNNWRVAPIPFNGNLIIQNTGKMQNQTIYISIFSADGRLLFKEEREAATQISLNNLQLLPPGLLILRIDSETGSESVKLSKVR from the coding sequence ATGAAAAATAAACTACCTGTTTTCACCCTGTTGTTATTGTTTGCTATAAACGGGATAAAGGCTCAGGATTTTTACTGGATTGCATTTTCAGATAAAAACAACACAGCTTATTCGTTTGAAAATCCTGAAGAATATTTGTCAGAAAGAGCAATTCAGCGTCGCGAAGTGCAGAACATTTCTATTGATTCGCTGGATTTGCCCGTTAATCAGGAATACATTTCGCAAATTATCCGGCCAGGAGTTTCTCTGGTACATTCTTCAAAATGGTTAAACGGAATTACTGTTAAAGTTGAAATCGATAGTTTTGAGCAAGTAGCCTCGTCTTTTCCCTTTGTTACAGAAGTTCAGCTGACGAAGCCGGCTTTAATCGTAAAGAGTACCGTTAATAAGTTTGATGAACCTGATGCATGGAGTGATAATTTGCCCATTGACACAAGTTGGTACGGGCCATCAGTTTATCAAACCGGATTATTAAACGGACAGTATTTACATCAACTCGATTATTTTGGCGAAGGAAAACAAATTGCCGTGCTGGATGGCGGGTTTTTAAATGTCGATATTTACCCTGCTTTTGATAGTCTGTGGATGAACAACCGAATTTTAGGAACGTATGATTTTGTAAACGACAGTAGCGATTTTTTTCAGACAAATTATCACGGAATGAGTGTTCTTTCATGCATGGGCGGCTTTGTGCCCGGAGAGTTAATCGGAACTGCTCCGGAAGCATCCTATTGGTTAATTCGGTCGGAAGAAACAGGTTCTGAATATATTATTGAAGAAGACAACTGGGTTGCTGCTGCTGAGTTTGCCGATAGTGCAGGAGCAGATATCATTAATTCGTCACTTGGTTATTATGAGTTTGATGACACAGTAACAAACCATACTTACGCGGATATGGACGGGAAAACCACACGGGTAACCAGGGCAGCCAATATTGCTTTTTCCCGTGGTATGCTGGTCGTTAACAGTGCCGGAAACGAAGGGAATACCCAATGGAAATACATTATCGCACCTTCTGACGGGGATAATGTAATTGGCGTAGGAGCTACAAATAAATTTGGATTTGCTTCCAACTTTACTTCCTACGGCCCGGCTTCCGACGGTGATATTAAACCCAATTTATCGGCTGTAGGGTGGAACACCTACCTTGTTCGCAGCAGTGGTAATTTGGGCTACAGCAACGGAACATCATTTTCTTCTCCGGTTTTGGCCGGGATGATAGCCTGTTTTTGGCAGGCCAATCCAAATGCATCGGCACAGGAAATAAAGGATGCCCTGGAGCAAAGCGCACATTTATACGATTCACCCGATTCTCTTCTAGGATACGGCATTCCGGATATGAAGACAGCTCAGCAGATTCTTGATCCTACACTTGTGTATAATGTTACTGAGCAGAACAGAACCGGAAATAATAACTGGCGGGTGGCACCCATTCCTTTTAACGGGAATTTAATAATTCAAAACACGGGAAAAATGCAGAATCAAACGATTTATATCTCCATCTTTTCGGCAGACGGACGGTTGTTGTTCAAAGAAGAAAGAGAAGCTGCAACACAAATTTCACTAAATAATTTACAATTGCTTCCACCGGGTTTGTTAATTTTAAGGATTGATTCAGAAACAGGTTCTGAATCGGTAAAACTGAGTAAAGTCCGTTAA
- a CDS encoding TonB-dependent receptor: protein MKRTFILIIGLLLLLQSQAQEKTDAMLFGDVKSSTSKEHIPYVTIIVKGTRMGTTTDGTGHYKLANLPLGKCVIAAQSLGYKIQEKEVFMERGKAVELFFELEEDMMNLEQVVVTGTRTKHYIKDVPIRTEVITAKSIENRNAANLYEALEGTPGIRVEQQCQYCNFSMIRMQGLGSENTQVLINGQPIYSGLAGVYGLQQMGTDDVDRVEITKGAGSALYGSGAIAGAINIITKEPSFVPEISADVEFGNFGTNKYSVYSSLRNEKGNIGLTINAQKLTGDAIDQTGEGTSKDEVKHKDGISDRVASNLNNAGFGLYVDGLFSENDQLILRGRYIYEKREGGIMDDDYYRNPFTDGTENITTDRYETELSYNKMFKDASELNFSVAYTSHDRTATNDTYLGDYMATHDDNTPDVRDMRPYLADENSVTGTLTYGKRLGNHHLLIGAQGFYDKLEESGMYVIVDEESDYYGTSYKSIGNKSAHEFGFFLQNEWNITDKLTAVPGVRFDIHHSEEDYEADKEVFTSSFPESKFDRNSFSPRLALKYEASHRVTLRANVGTGFRAPYGFSEDLHLCSGSPRVWKSSDLDPERSISYNLSADYYGEKVRLSANLFRTALKDKIAFADAGENVASLGYDYQWENIDDAFVQGIEVSVMADVVTDFGMGVDLTFNQGEYDHARDDWKGTEYEGDSKYISRFPSVTGNIKLEYSPKDWIFTIDGDYQGSMYIDYYSETEELSKIKHTDPYMLFNAKVSKKIKDFKLYAGAKNIFNYIQPEKYLDDAAFMYAPVFGTMFYAGISVEIRR, encoded by the coding sequence ATGAAAAGGACTTTTATATTAATCATTGGATTATTATTATTGCTACAATCCCAGGCACAGGAAAAAACCGATGCCATGCTTTTTGGCGATGTAAAATCATCCACCAGCAAAGAACACATACCGTACGTAACAATCATTGTAAAGGGAACACGAATGGGGACCACAACGGATGGTACCGGTCATTATAAACTGGCCAATCTTCCGCTTGGAAAATGCGTCATTGCAGCTCAATCTCTTGGGTATAAAATACAGGAAAAAGAAGTATTTATGGAAAGGGGGAAAGCAGTGGAGCTGTTTTTTGAATTGGAAGAAGATATGATGAACCTTGAACAGGTTGTTGTTACCGGAACCCGGACGAAACACTATATAAAAGATGTTCCAATTCGCACGGAAGTGATTACGGCAAAGTCTATTGAAAATAGAAACGCCGCAAACCTTTATGAAGCGCTGGAAGGGACTCCCGGAATACGGGTGGAACAACAATGCCAGTACTGTAATTTTTCAATGATACGCATGCAGGGGCTTGGTTCAGAAAATACACAGGTTTTGATTAATGGGCAGCCTATTTATTCCGGGCTGGCCGGTGTATATGGGTTGCAACAAATGGGGACCGATGATGTTGACCGCGTAGAAATAACCAAGGGGGCCGGCTCTGCCCTGTATGGTAGCGGCGCTATTGCTGGGGCCATCAATATTATTACAAAGGAACCTTCTTTTGTGCCGGAAATAAGTGCAGATGTTGAGTTTGGAAATTTTGGGACCAATAAATACAGTGTTTATTCTTCATTACGAAATGAAAAAGGGAATATTGGACTAACAATCAATGCCCAAAAATTGACGGGAGATGCCATTGACCAAACAGGGGAAGGGACAAGCAAAGATGAAGTAAAACATAAAGACGGGATTTCTGACCGCGTTGCTTCAAATTTGAATAACGCAGGCTTTGGACTGTATGTCGATGGTTTATTTTCAGAAAATGATCAACTAATCCTCCGTGGAAGATACATCTATGAAAAACGGGAAGGGGGTATAATGGACGACGATTATTACCGTAACCCGTTTACCGATGGAACTGAAAATATTACCACCGACCGTTATGAAACAGAATTGTCTTATAACAAAATGTTTAAAGATGCTTCCGAACTGAATTTCTCGGTAGCCTATACCAGCCACGACCGTACGGCCACCAACGATACTTATCTGGGCGACTATATGGCCACCCATGATGACAATACTCCCGATGTCAGGGATATGCGACCTTACCTGGCCGATGAAAATTCAGTAACAGGGACGTTGACTTACGGAAAACGATTAGGCAACCACCATCTTTTAATCGGGGCACAGGGTTTTTATGACAAGCTGGAAGAATCAGGAATGTATGTTATTGTAGATGAAGAAAGTGACTATTATGGAACTTCTTACAAATCGATCGGCAATAAATCGGCTCATGAATTTGGTTTTTTCTTACAGAACGAATGGAACATAACTGATAAACTGACTGCCGTTCCCGGTGTACGTTTCGATATTCACCACTCAGAAGAAGATTATGAAGCAGATAAAGAGGTATTTACAAGTTCTTTCCCTGAAAGCAAATTCGACAGAAACAGTTTCAGTCCCAGGCTTGCCCTGAAATATGAAGCTTCTCACCGGGTAACACTGCGTGCCAATGTCGGTACAGGCTTCAGGGCCCCTTACGGATTTTCTGAAGATTTACATTTATGTAGCGGTTCTCCAAGGGTATGGAAATCCTCAGATTTGGATCCGGAGAGATCGATTAGCTACAACCTGTCTGCTGATTATTACGGAGAAAAAGTGAGGCTTAGCGCTAATTTGTTCAGAACTGCTCTGAAAGATAAAATAGCTTTTGCCGATGCCGGTGAAAATGTTGCTTCTTTAGGATATGATTATCAGTGGGAGAATATTGATGATGCTTTTGTCCAGGGGATTGAAGTATCAGTAATGGCGGATGTAGTCACTGATTTTGGAATGGGCGTTGACTTAACCTTTAACCAGGGAGAATATGACCATGCCCGCGATGACTGGAAGGGGACAGAATATGAAGGTGATAGTAAATACATCTCCCGCTTCCCTTCCGTTACCGGGAATATTAAGCTGGAATACAGCCCCAAAGACTGGATTTTTACAATTGACGGGGATTACCAGGGAAGTATGTATATCGACTATTACAGCGAAACGGAAGAATTGAGTAAAATAAAACATACAGATCCGTACATGCTCTTTAACGCAAAAGTTTCAAAAAAAATCAAAGATTTCAAGTTGTATGCCGGGGCAAAAAACATTTTCAATTATATCCAGCCTGAAAAATATCTCGATGATGCAGCTTTTATGTACGCTCCTGTATTTGGAACTATGTTTTATGCCGGAATATCGGTTGAAATAAGACGCTAA
- a CDS encoding hydrogen peroxide-inducible genes activator, producing MNFTQLEYLKELYVQGSFSSAARHLKITQPALSLQIQKLEEEIGFKLLDRTKRPLRFTEEGKYFYHKSIDILKMVEELKQTSFELSEEVKGNVHVGIIPTLAPYLVPLFINELNRSYPDLQIEVTEFKTEDIISKLKLGDLDCGILSTPVSAGGVLFETLFYERFFAYISEDHRLFDSEKINIDELSEEEIWYLEEGNCFQNQVNSICKINYQKKTSQNLIYRSSSIESLRRIVENKNGITFLPELATINIPSELEELIKEFSGEQPVREISLVVSKNYSKKRQIAALKKVILDSIPQRMINQPESWVVDTMLQVK from the coding sequence ATGAATTTCACACAGCTTGAATATTTAAAGGAATTGTATGTACAGGGAAGCTTCTCGTCGGCTGCCCGGCACCTGAAGATTACTCAACCTGCCCTGAGTCTTCAGATCCAGAAACTAGAGGAAGAAATTGGCTTTAAATTACTTGACCGGACAAAACGCCCCTTGCGGTTTACCGAGGAAGGAAAATATTTTTACCATAAATCCATTGACATATTGAAGATGGTGGAAGAGCTAAAGCAAACAAGTTTTGAATTGAGCGAGGAAGTTAAAGGAAACGTACATGTGGGAATTATTCCAACTTTGGCCCCCTACCTTGTGCCATTGTTTATAAACGAATTAAACCGGTCGTATCCGGATTTACAAATTGAAGTTACAGAGTTTAAAACCGAAGATATTATTTCAAAATTAAAACTCGGAGATTTGGATTGCGGTATTCTTTCAACCCCTGTATCAGCTGGCGGCGTGCTTTTTGAAACGCTTTTTTATGAACGCTTCTTTGCTTACATTTCTGAAGACCACAGATTATTTGACAGCGAGAAGATTAACATAGACGAATTAAGTGAAGAAGAAATCTGGTATCTGGAGGAAGGGAATTGTTTCCAAAATCAGGTAAATTCTATCTGTAAAATCAATTACCAGAAAAAAACTTCGCAAAACCTGATTTACCGGAGCAGCTCTATTGAATCGTTACGCAGGATTGTGGAAAATAAAAACGGAATAACTTTTTTACCGGAACTTGCGACAATTAATATTCCTTCAGAACTTGAAGAATTGATAAAAGAATTTTCGGGAGAACAACCGGTAAGGGAAATCAGTTTGGTCGTTTCAAAAAACTATTCCAAAAAAAGACAGATTGCCGCTCTAAAAAAAGTTATTTTGGATAGTATCCCGCAACGAATGATTAATCAGCCCGAAAGCTGGGTGGTTGACACCATGTTACAGGTAAAATAA
- the xseA gene encoding exodeoxyribonuclease VII large subunit — protein sequence MEQKLSLSQLNALIKEALFDAFPSTVWVVAEISEMKENRSGHCYLELIEKEEKEIVARSRATIWSYTYRMLKPYFETTTGQLFTQGIKILVQVTVEYHASYGLSLNIKDIDPTYTVGDLALQRKEIIERLQNEGVFSMNKELELPLVPQKIAIISSKTAAGYQDFQNQLDNNGYGFQFYTHLFEAYMQGAEAVPTIIQALERIFQYEDFFDAVVIIRGGGATADLSSFDNYELALNITQFPLPVITGIGHEKDDTIIDLVAHTRLKTPTAVAEFLVSGMERFYEKLLQLENDILSLVRETLQFQHGNMERMAEKLQYLVSGFISDKNMRLIKLGNEFQQNINRFSFRRSVELSNFKHDVKSAVSMWSIKKENRFNQKRRILKRVAGEVLLQEKSKVKNLESLTGKVVQNFVMKEKERIHLNESSVRLLNPENVLKRGYTLTLKEGKIIKSVSDLQIADNIETRFADGKVKSKITKKENNGSKKNNI from the coding sequence ATGGAGCAAAAACTTTCACTTTCTCAATTAAACGCTTTGATTAAAGAAGCGCTGTTTGATGCGTTCCCGTCAACGGTTTGGGTGGTGGCCGAGATAAGTGAAATGAAAGAAAACAGGAGCGGACATTGTTATCTGGAGTTGATTGAAAAGGAAGAAAAGGAGATTGTAGCACGTTCAAGGGCAACCATTTGGTCGTATACTTACCGAATGTTAAAACCTTATTTTGAAACCACCACCGGGCAGTTATTTACCCAGGGAATAAAAATTTTGGTGCAGGTTACGGTGGAGTATCATGCGTCGTATGGTTTAAGTCTGAATATCAAGGATATTGACCCGACTTATACTGTTGGCGACCTCGCTTTACAACGAAAGGAAATCATTGAACGCCTTCAAAATGAGGGTGTTTTTAGTATGAATAAAGAACTGGAATTGCCGTTGGTTCCACAGAAAATAGCCATTATTTCATCAAAAACGGCAGCAGGTTACCAGGATTTTCAGAATCAACTGGATAACAACGGGTATGGTTTTCAGTTTTATACCCATTTGTTTGAAGCTTATATGCAGGGAGCTGAGGCTGTGCCAACAATTATTCAAGCTTTGGAGCGAATCTTTCAGTATGAGGATTTTTTTGATGCTGTTGTGATTATCCGGGGCGGGGGAGCCACAGCCGATTTAAGTAGTTTTGATAATTATGAACTGGCACTTAACATTACACAATTTCCTCTGCCCGTAATTACGGGAATTGGCCACGAGAAAGATGATACGATTATCGATTTAGTGGCACACACGCGCTTAAAGACCCCAACAGCAGTTGCTGAATTTCTTGTTTCAGGAATGGAACGTTTTTATGAAAAACTACTTCAACTGGAAAACGATATACTCAGCTTGGTGCGCGAAACGCTGCAATTTCAGCACGGTAACATGGAAAGAATGGCGGAAAAACTTCAATATTTGGTCTCCGGATTTATTTCCGACAAAAATATGCGACTAATCAAATTGGGAAACGAATTTCAGCAAAATATCAACCGTTTCTCTTTTCGCAGAAGTGTGGAATTAAGTAACTTTAAACACGATGTGAAATCGGCGGTTTCAATGTGGAGTATAAAAAAAGAAAACCGGTTTAACCAGAAACGAAGGATTTTAAAAAGAGTGGCCGGCGAGGTCCTTTTACAGGAAAAATCGAAGGTGAAGAATTTGGAAAGTTTAACCGGAAAAGTAGTACAGAATTTTGTTATGAAAGAAAAAGAAAGGATTCATTTAAACGAGAGTAGTGTGCGTTTATTAAATCCGGAGAATGTGTTGAAACGAGGTTATACACTTACGTTAAAAGAAGGAAAAATAATAAAATCGGTAAGCGATTTGCAGATTGCAGATAACATTGAGACCCGCTTTGCCGATGGAAAAGTAAAAAGTAAAATCACAAAAAAGGAAAATAATGGCAGCAAAAAAAACAACATATAA
- a CDS encoding Dps family protein produces MKAENQKVVEKLNKLLADYQIYYQNLRGLHWNVKGAMFFMLHEKYEELYGQASEVIDEIAERILMVGGEPLHTFGDYVQTATLKEVKNVSDGKAGVEIVLENTRFLLENFNEIMEAAEEAGDEGTASLMSDWIGFAEKQIWMLESYLA; encoded by the coding sequence ATGAAAGCTGAAAATCAAAAAGTAGTAGAAAAACTAAACAAGTTATTGGCCGATTATCAAATTTATTATCAGAATCTTAGAGGTTTGCATTGGAATGTAAAAGGTGCTATGTTTTTTATGCTTCATGAAAAATATGAAGAATTGTATGGTCAGGCGTCGGAAGTAATTGATGAAATTGCAGAACGTATTTTAATGGTAGGCGGAGAGCCGTTGCACACTTTTGGAGACTATGTTCAAACTGCAACTTTGAAAGAGGTTAAAAATGTTTCTGATGGCAAAGCAGGCGTTGAGATAGTTTTGGAAAACACCCGGTTTTTGTTGGAAAACTTTAACGAAATTATGGAAGCAGCCGAAGAAGCAGGGGATGAAGGGACAGCGTCACTCATGAGTGATTGGATCGGATTTGCAGAAAAACAAATCTGGATGCTTGAGTCATATTTAGCATAA
- a CDS encoding GyrI-like domain-containing protein has protein sequence MEPKIKRLEETKLVGKSVKMSFATNRTFELWQNFIPEKNTIKNRISDDLYSVEIFENSHFFKKFNPEKKFQKWAAVKVSDFETIPANMEKLIIPEGTYAVFFYKGKASKATDKYQYILKIWFPNSEYELDDRPHFALMGEKYKNEDPDSEEELWFPVRKK, from the coding sequence ATGGAGCCCAAAATTAAACGATTGGAAGAAACTAAACTGGTTGGAAAAAGTGTAAAAATGTCGTTTGCAACCAACAGGACTTTTGAGTTGTGGCAAAATTTTATACCGGAAAAAAACACCATAAAAAATAGAATTTCCGATGATTTATATTCGGTTGAAATTTTTGAGAATAGTCACTTTTTTAAAAAATTCAACCCTGAAAAGAAGTTTCAAAAATGGGCTGCTGTAAAGGTCAGCGATTTTGAAACCATCCCGGCAAATATGGAAAAACTTATTATTCCGGAAGGAACGTACGCTGTATTTTTTTATAAAGGAAAAGCAAGTAAAGCGACAGATAAATACCAGTATATTTTAAAAATATGGTTTCCAAATTCGGAATATGAATTGGATGACCGGCCACATTTTGCTTTAATGGGCGAAAAATATAAAAATGAAGATCCCGATTCGGAAGAAGAACTTTGGTTCCCGGTAAGAAAAAAATAA
- a CDS encoding putative signal transducing protein, which yields MKDSSGLILIYTGGEVIIQRLKAELEQKGINSFIKDRFKEGIAAGFVDGVPSAIRLFVNESDAEKALEVVKAIVD from the coding sequence ATGAAAGATTCTAGCGGACTTATTTTGATTTATACGGGTGGTGAAGTAATTATTCAACGCTTAAAAGCTGAACTGGAACAGAAAGGAATAAATTCTTTTATTAAAGATAGGTTTAAAGAGGGCATCGCAGCTGGCTTTGTTGATGGTGTTCCTTCGGCAATTCGTCTTTTTGTAAATGAAAGTGACGCAGAAAAAGCCCTGGAAGTTGTAAAAGCAATAGTTGATTAA
- a CDS encoding toxin-antitoxin system YwqK family antitoxin: protein MKRSLIFLLVFLPVVSFSQINQTDVSGLRQGLWKKQQPNGRLLYEGYFKDGKPVGEWKRFHEGGQVKAIINYVENSDTAFTQLFDEWGKKVAEGKYVKEKKEGSWTLYANNIKVALEQYKNGIKDGECLKFYNTGEVLEKADWKNGRKEGDYRLFYTNGQPFMQCKFSNNMRNGLCISYYQSGDIEMEAEYKNSLRHGEWKYFNPRGDSLYSLFYNEGVLLNPEVRDSIDNLRMKSMESGKEQIIDPEKYMDDPSEYMMKMNIYR from the coding sequence ATGAAAAGGAGCCTTATATTTTTATTGGTTTTTCTGCCGGTTGTTTCTTTTTCGCAAATCAATCAAACCGATGTAAGCGGTTTGCGTCAGGGATTATGGAAAAAGCAGCAACCAAACGGACGTTTACTCTACGAAGGTTATTTTAAAGACGGAAAACCTGTGGGCGAATGGAAACGTTTTCACGAAGGAGGGCAGGTAAAGGCCATTATTAATTATGTTGAAAATTCGGATACTGCCTTTACTCAACTGTTTGATGAATGGGGAAAAAAAGTAGCGGAAGGGAAATATGTAAAAGAAAAGAAGGAGGGCAGCTGGACTTTATATGCCAACAATATAAAAGTTGCTCTTGAACAATATAAAAATGGGATAAAGGACGGTGAATGCCTTAAGTTTTATAACACAGGTGAAGTGTTGGAGAAAGCCGATTGGAAAAATGGGAGAAAGGAAGGCGATTACCGGTTGTTTTATACAAACGGACAGCCTTTTATGCAGTGTAAGTTTAGCAACAATATGCGCAACGGACTTTGTATCTCATACTACCAAAGTGGGGATATAGAAATGGAAGCCGAATATAAAAACAGCCTGCGCCACGGTGAGTGGAAATATTTTAATCCACGTGGCGATTCTCTTTATTCGTTGTTTTACAATGAAGGCGTTTTGTTGAATCCGGAAGTAAGAGACAGTATCGACAATCTTCGGATGAAAAGTATGGAAAGCGGAAAGGAACAGATAATCGACCCTGAGAAATATATGGATGACCCTTCGGAGTACATGATGAAAATGAATATTTACAGGTAA
- a CDS encoding ATP-binding protein → MTRLKEILQQPEGRRLEFKAKLPTNAELAKTIVSFANDAGGEFYLGIQDDPREVTGIEEEELIALEEKISNVIHDQCSPVILPEIVFLNEDGKHVIRTKVYKGSAPPYHLKNKGIESGTFIRVGSSNRQASPEIIQELERQKQNISFDSELVFQKTLDKINIDSFKALFVEKTGEKLSKQVLQKLELFKNEQGQELPTNALILLSDDELGKQMFPYAKIECARFKGTVPGNFIDQKTIDSNIGLQAEQAYQFILRHISQGTTDYQGVFRNDRWEYPIVAIREVIRNAVIHRDYSLSGKDIKIAIFDDKVEITSPGKLMPTVDFNDMDSGQSDIRNKVLAPVFKRLGIIEQWGNGLRLIASEMQSYPEIELSWKEPGIAFRVVFTNKNYLQQHELQHELQHELQHELQHELQHELQHELQHELQHELQHELQKETLYSKVLRLVSNRTLSTKELSVALGQKSVSGQLKKIVSKLRKDNLVEWTEPDTEQSSNQKYRITEKGNLFLKLLKKDEE, encoded by the coding sequence ATGACACGGTTAAAAGAGATATTACAACAACCCGAAGGAAGGCGACTGGAGTTTAAGGCGAAACTGCCAACCAATGCCGAATTAGCTAAAACCATTGTAAGTTTTGCCAATGATGCCGGCGGTGAATTTTATCTGGGTATTCAGGATGATCCACGGGAAGTTACGGGGATTGAGGAAGAGGAGTTGATAGCACTTGAAGAAAAAATAAGTAACGTTATCCATGACCAATGTTCTCCCGTAATTTTGCCCGAAATAGTATTTCTAAATGAAGATGGGAAACATGTAATACGCACCAAAGTTTATAAAGGAAGCGCTCCCCCATATCACCTGAAAAATAAAGGAATTGAATCCGGAACTTTTATTCGGGTTGGTTCTTCAAACCGGCAGGCAAGTCCAGAGATAATTCAGGAACTTGAACGACAAAAGCAGAATATTTCTTTCGACAGCGAATTGGTTTTCCAAAAAACATTGGACAAGATTAATATTGATTCATTTAAAGCATTATTCGTTGAAAAGACAGGGGAGAAACTAAGTAAGCAGGTTCTTCAGAAATTAGAATTATTCAAAAACGAACAGGGGCAGGAACTGCCAACTAATGCTTTAATACTGCTTTCTGATGACGAATTGGGAAAACAGATGTTTCCATATGCAAAAATTGAATGTGCCAGGTTTAAAGGAACTGTCCCTGGTAATTTTATCGACCAGAAAACCATAGATTCAAATATTGGGTTACAAGCTGAGCAAGCCTATCAATTTATTTTACGCCATATTTCGCAAGGTACAACCGATTATCAGGGAGTTTTCAGAAATGACCGATGGGAATACCCGATAGTGGCCATCAGGGAGGTTATCCGTAACGCAGTGATTCATCGCGATTATTCTCTTTCCGGCAAAGACATTAAAATTGCTATTTTCGATGATAAAGTTGAAATTACCAGTCCTGGCAAACTTATGCCAACAGTAGATTTTAACGATATGGATTCTGGGCAGTCCGACATTCGGAATAAAGTCTTGGCACCTGTTTTTAAACGTTTGGGTATTATTGAACAATGGGGTAATGGCTTGAGATTAATTGCCAGTGAAATGCAATCTTATCCTGAAATAGAATTATCATGGAAAGAACCGGGAATTGCATTCCGGGTTGTTTTCACCAACAAAAACTATTTGCAGCAGCACGAGTTACAGCACGAGTTGCAGCACGAGTTGCAGCACGAGTTGCAGCACGAGTTGCAGCACGAGTTGCAGCACGAGTTGCAGCACGAGTTGCAGCACGAGTTGCAGCACGAGTTGCAAAAAGAAACGTTATACAGCAAAGTACTTCGTTTGGTATCAAACAGAACATTATCAACAAAAGAATTGTCGGTTGCACTAGGACAGAAATCCGTATCAGGACAGCTAAAGAAAATAGTATCAAAGCTTAGAAAAGACAATTTAGTAGAATGGACTGAACCGGATACAGAACAGAGTTCCAATCAGAAATATCGGATTACTGAGAAAGGTAATTTGTTTTTAAAACTCTTGAAAAAAGACGAGGAATAA
- the xseB gene encoding exodeoxyribonuclease VII small subunit produces MAAKKTTYNEAITEIEEILDKIENEELDVDELAGKVKRVSVLLKICKDKLHKTNEQVEQILNEMED; encoded by the coding sequence ATGGCAGCAAAAAAAACAACATATAATGAGGCCATAACCGAAATTGAAGAGATTTTGGATAAGATTGAAAATGAAGAACTGGATGTGGACGAACTGGCCGGAAAGGTAAAACGGGTTTCTGTTTTGCTAAAAATATGTAAAGACAAATTGCATAAAACCAACGAGCAGGTAGAGCAAATTTTAAATGAAATGGAAGATTAA